Proteins encoded by one window of Desulfovibrio ferrophilus:
- the amrB gene encoding AmmeMemoRadiSam system protein B, whose translation MDRSPVVAGRFYTSDGAELSVEVNGYLNTADVPGVQPTLLAMVPHAGYMFSGAVAGKTLGAANLASTVLLLGPNHTGKGEPLAVWPDGKWLYPGGCLGVEEMFAQALLEDIPALTADTKAHDMEHSLEVVVPFLAALNPVSTCVPIAVAEHRLDVLREVAAGMAAVIQKRGNPVSVVVSSDMSHFVSADQARELDGLALQAVLDLDPERLFREVRDRHITMCGVLPMTMGLMVAKALGASRAELVEYTNSGVVSGDYEQVVGYAGVLVS comes from the coding sequence ATGGATAGATCGCCAGTGGTCGCCGGACGTTTCTATACGTCGGATGGTGCTGAACTCAGTGTTGAGGTAAATGGTTACCTAAACACGGCGGACGTGCCCGGTGTTCAACCAACGCTGCTAGCCATGGTTCCCCACGCAGGCTATATGTTTTCCGGAGCGGTGGCGGGCAAAACGCTGGGGGCAGCCAATCTTGCTTCCACAGTGCTGTTGCTTGGCCCCAACCACACAGGAAAGGGTGAGCCTCTGGCTGTATGGCCGGATGGAAAGTGGCTGTATCCCGGAGGTTGCCTTGGGGTGGAAGAGATGTTTGCCCAGGCTCTGCTGGAGGACATCCCGGCTCTGACTGCGGATACCAAAGCCCATGATATGGAACATTCCCTTGAGGTGGTGGTTCCGTTTCTGGCCGCATTGAATCCGGTTTCTACCTGCGTGCCCATTGCCGTGGCCGAGCACCGGCTGGATGTGCTGCGGGAAGTCGCCGCTGGCATGGCCGCAGTGATACAGAAGAGAGGAAATCCCGTATCCGTGGTGGTCAGCTCAGACATGAGCCATTTTGTGAGTGCCGATCAAGCTAGAGAATTGGATGGTCTGGCTTTGCAGGCCGTGCTTGACCTTGACCCGGAGCGTTTGTTTCGTGAGGTGCGTGATAGGCATATCACCATGTGTGGAGTCCTGCCCATGACCATGGGGTTGATGGTCGCCAAGGCACTGGGTGCGTCTCGGGCCGAGCTGGTGGA